DNA from Prunus persica cultivar Lovell chromosome G6, Prunus_persica_NCBIv2, whole genome shotgun sequence:
ATACTAAATATAATCACTCACTTACACACCGTATAAGCAAACTAGATACATTGCATCAAAGAgaatcaaatatttttaaatcaaCAGCTTTTGTCCTAAACCAGAACATTTAAAATCTAGCAGCTTTGTCTTCTTCCTGGCTAAAAGAGACCCGTAAACATTTAAGTAcaacaattaattaaaataaacccaGCAATTAGAATAACATTGTGGGTACACAAAACATTTCTCACTGCCTAGTTGTATGGTACATGCATGCTGCTTTGTTAATCTTAAATGGATTAAGGAATAATgacataattaatatttaatcaaGTGGGTGACTGGGATTGAAGCTGCATGGTGGTTTTGTGCTACAAATTTAGGGTGATGTTATTGTTTTGGATATAAAATTGTGAAAGAGTGCCGAAACCGCTTGTCgggaataaagaaagaaatattctGGTCTTACAATGGAATTCCTGAGGAGATCATCCATGTGCATTGTGCCTGTGTCTATGTCAGAAATATGTTTATCAGGTTGGTTTTGTTCTTAAGTTCAACATTAAtaatatttcattaattttttggttttgtttggagTTTTGGACCTTGCAGCCAAGGATTCTGCGATATGTGTCTGGATCTACAGCATCTCCAAATGGTAAAGCAACCACTTAAGACCACAACATTAACATGTGACAAGAGCTTTATTAGCATAAGTTGTTCAGCATGTAAGAATGACCCATAGTGTTGAAAATAACCAACAATCACTAAACGATGTGAGTTTTCTATAGCTTATCATATATGACCCTCATAATAAGTTATGTATCGGTGAATCACAATTGCTTACACTGCATAGGTTTACAATTTCAAATGTTATCTTGATTTTTAGATAtagtaaaaaatgaaatgtgACTTTCAACttctaaaaatttataatcgTCCGTGTATGTGTGAACAATTTATGTTAAAAAGTTAGTTGATTTGTCTACATTGACAATTAATTCGATGAAGAATTGAATAAGTAAAGGTCAATAGTTCATAACTATTTCTATCATTTCTATGCCATGTTCATATTAGTGATGGTGAACCAAAACTTTAAAACGAAAGGGTTTAGACCCTAAAATCAATATGAAGTATGGAAAAAGTTGAAATGTAGAATTGGATTAAGAAGCATACCAAGTCAACCGTGATATATACTGTTGATATCAGTTTCCTCGGGCAGTTCACAAGGCAATCTAGTACAACCCTAGCAAGATAATATAAGAAATTGGGTCCATCCTTcgtaataaaataatcacCTAAactaaaatccaaattttttttaaataaacaagtacatgtattttgtttcatctgaattaattaattaattaataggaatttggtattttgtaaagcataattaattttccacgGTGGAAAATAATTTTCGATCAATGGAAAattttctcttattttattcttggtaattattttcttcacttctTGTCCTTACCATTACCAATAAATTTTTAGACTGTTTATGGTAGATAAAACTTTCCATATTATAGAATTAAAATTAGCTGCACATCTTCATACGGCATGATGGTGTCATGGTGATGGCATTATACATTGTACTCGCAAAAGAACACAGAGAGatatataaggaaaaaaataatattacaattaGAAACCACAAAAAGATTTTAGTTTTCGAAATAGTTTCCTAACTTTTGAATTGCAAATTACAATGTAAAGATACTGCAAATCACAATTTCATGTTACAAACTCATATGAAATACGGATACATATTTGATtcctttgattttgattgattCAGTTTTCCATACGAGTTCTTACCATAGGAAAACTCGTGTTTAAAATATATGCGCACACACATATACACCATTGTTAACTCATAAACAATGAAGCAACAACTTATTAGGCAAGGAAATGATTTTATTTGAAGCTTGTAAGGATTCGTTTGGATGAGGAAAAATAACTCgaaatttaactaaaagtCAGGAATTTAAAAGGAGAAATTGataattttcttgtttggcaacttaagCACGGAATTTAATAAATGACACGTGTAAAAAACCGTGAAAATTGGGACATCAAATTTCCGAGTTTAACCCTCTAAAATAGGcgtcatttcacaatttccaaagtatcatttacaaaattcgacatatataaattcaaatattgaaaattttaattgtcagaaattaaaatgatggaaatctaaattttagaattttatgtaattttcaattcctttatTCAAACGGAAGGTAAAAGtctatgaaaataaataacttttAAAACTGgggatatatataattttttccctttaaacTTTTCTGCTGATTGCCTTTTTAGGGTGCggtaaaaaattaattgaaaactgataataaaaaaaagggtaggTAAAATCTCAACGGTGATTGGACAATGTCCAAAGCTGTCCTACATCAAAATAAAGGTAAATCTCACCACGTTGATCATTGGTGACTCTCTTTTGTCATCCAATAATGGAGCGCATACCATGACCCTTCATAATCCGCCACTCTACCATAACACCCTGTCTACTAGACACCGTGTGCCGCCGGaaggaaattttgtttttaaataggGGTATTTATGGAAAGTTACCAAATAGACAGAATGCAAAACCGCGTAAAAACCTGAACATAGTATAAGGCAACGTCTAGCTTCCATAAAACCTCTGAGAAAAGAAAGCCGTTTAggattttcttttggtaagaaagtgttttgttttgggtaaGAGACAAAGGTCCTGAAAGAGTGGGAACATTTTGAATGAAAGTTTAATATTACACacggagagagagggagagagagagagagagagattataaATTGGAATGGAatctccacaaaaaaaaaacataaaattttaatttccataaaaaaattttctttgatgTGGACTGGGCTTTATGGATCCTTGTGAGAGAGCCATCTCTCTGTCTTGTCTTATATGCTTCATTGTTCTTCTATAAATGAGTCACATTCCACCTTACTTTAACTCCTAATTCTCTGATTTTCTTTCctgcttttttcttctcttctcttttctcttcttttcttttctgcctGTTATCCCACCAGAGCGGGTGAAATTCAGACTATGGAGGACTTGGGTTCTCTGTGGACTACTTATCATGAGGTGGGTTACTCctcatttcttcttctgtgtGACATTTCTGTTCATCTTTTTCCTTCTGGGCTCTCCCCTTGTTTTGCAATTCATTCAAAGTTTGTTGCTTTTCTACTTCAATTGTGTGTTTTATGAtggtttcaagtttcaactgcAATTTCTCACATTACTTTCTTTCATTGCTCTTTCAATTCATGTTCTCAGTTGTTTTATGTGAGTTTAATTGTTAGTGATGGATCTTCCATGTCTGGCcaaatccaccccccttaaatttgttatatttCCTCTATATAATCttccacaaaagaaagaagcagTCATTTACTCTCTGCCTAAAGTTTTCAATTTCCACCATTTATGGTCTctattaattttcaaattttataccTACCAAGATCACAGTTGTGATGATTTCTTGTTTACTAGTTTTTCAGCAAGCATTTACAAGCCCTGCAGTCTCATTAGAAGTCAAGGGTCTTGTAAATGTAAATTTTGTGTTTAAGAAGTGCCTTAGGCAGATTCATTTGTCAATTAATTGgccattaattttttataatacatTTTATGGAAAAATGTGTACTTTTTGTGTTATATATGTTATGAACAGAATATCTTTGAGTAAGAATGTGTAGGTAACTTGGTATTGATGGAAGCTTGTGATATTTCATGACAATAATGAACTTATAGGGCCCAGTGCCCATTTCTGTTATAGGGGTAGGTTTTAATGGAGACTGTTTGTATCTTACCCTCTTTTTGCCCCCctcttaaaaaagaaatgcatGATTTGCTGACCAGGACGTGGGATTTGCATGGGCCCTTGTGGGGTTTTCACTGTTCTTCCTAACTTTGAAATAGTAGTTGTTTGGAACCTGCTTTTGTGCCTGTGTTGAGAACTTTTGGTTTGTCAAAAGTTTGGTGTTCATGTTAAGTTTGAAACTATGGGCTTGATGTTgattttgccttttttttatatttatatttatttttcatgatttAGGAATTTTATTCATGAAGAGATTGCATGTTGTTAAAAACTTTGGTTTCAGATTCTACTATGTTTTTGGTCTGTGATTTATCTTTCATGGAATTGAAACTAATTTCTTAAATCCTGTTTTGAATTGACAGAGCACTGATGAGTTGAAGCAGAAGCTTCTGTACACAGCCCTTGAGCTGGAATCAGTAAAAACTTTAGCAACTGATGAAATCAGAAAGAGTGAGGAGAATGTGAACAATTTGCTCAATCTTTTGAAGGTTGCATacaaagaaagagatgatGCCAGAGCTCAGCTTCACAAGCTCCTAAACAAGATCATGCCTTCAAGTCCAATTGAAGCACCCATTAATATGTTTCCACATGTCCAGCCTGAAAGCTCACTTTTAATTCCCACCAAAGCAAATTCCAGCATAACTGAATCTAACAGCCTCTCTGAAACATACAACCACCAATCCCATGGCTCTTCCCCTGTGGAATCTTTATTTGATGCAGTTTCTTCACCAGAGTTCTCAAACATCAACATGGCAGACTCTGGTaacattgcttttgtgaagcagcagcagcagcagcagccttTGGTGCAAGAATTTAATGCCTCTATGTCTTCTGGCATGACCAAAACTGATCCTGCTTCGGCAGTGATTGACAATTTTGTCAAAGGGAAGACTCTGCCTCAAAAAGGGAAGCTCTTGCAGGCTGTGATGGAAGCCGGCCCGCTGCTTCAGACACTTCTTGTCGCCGGGCCTCTTCCTCGCTGGCGAAATCCTCCTCCTTTGCAGTCGTTCAAAATCCCACCTGTTTCTATCAAAGGCTGTGAAGCTGCAAGTTTTAACCAGAAACCAATGGCTAATCCTAGTTATGGGGTTCATAATAAGCCACTGAGTTTTGCATCATATCCTGAGATGTCTCGTGGGTTTTCGCAAACATGTTCAGCTTCCATGTTGAATTTCAACAATGGTGCTTCTGGATCATGCCCGAACAATGCAAGGCTGCTCACTTCAAATTCCAGTATTGACCACCAAATCCCAATTGGCAAGCGGCAGAGGCTTCAATGAGATTTTGGTGAACTttgcttcttaattttgtgtaAAAATCAAAGTTTGAGCGGTTGAGGGTGTAAATGGgatacttttgtttttggggtttGATCTTTAAATGACATAGCCATTTAACTTCAGTTTGCCCTTTGTCTCTCTTGTACATCAAGATGCTTCTTCGGTTTGCTAGTTT
Protein-coding regions in this window:
- the LOC18772719 gene encoding uncharacterized protein LOC18772719; translated protein: MEDLGSLWTTYHESTDELKQKLLYTALELESVKTLATDEIRKSEENVNNLLNLLKVAYKERDDARAQLHKLLNKIMPSSPIEAPINMFPHVQPESSLLIPTKANSSITESNSLSETYNHQSHGSSPVESLFDAVSSPEFSNINMADSGNIAFVKQQQQQQPLVQEFNASMSSGMTKTDPASAVIDNFVKGKTLPQKGKLLQAVMEAGPLLQTLLVAGPLPRWRNPPPLQSFKIPPVSIKGCEAASFNQKPMANPSYGVHNKPLSFASYPEMSRGFSQTCSASMLNFNNGASGSCPNNARLLTSNSSIDHQIPIGKRQRLQ